The proteins below are encoded in one region of Sulfolobus sp. A20:
- a CDS encoding metal-sulfur cluster assembly factor: MSTKQQDVNKEEWKKKIIDALKDVYDPEIPVDIVNLGLIYDLKISDDGDIYLRLGLTAPGCPVIDDLIYTVEQVIKETVPAKSVEVDIDLDTQWTPLKMTPEGREKFKQLYGYDIVEMWVQTYGLPADEQKS, encoded by the coding sequence ATGAGTACAAAACAACAAGATGTCAATAAGGAGGAGTGGAAGAAAAAGATAATAGATGCATTAAAGGACGTTTACGATCCAGAGATACCGGTAGACATAGTAAACCTAGGATTAATTTATGATTTAAAGATCAGTGATGATGGAGATATTTACTTAAGATTGGGACTAACTGCCCCTGGTTGCCCAGTTATAGATGATTTAATTTACACTGTTGAGCAGGTTATAAAGGAGACTGTTCCAGCTAAAAGCGTTGAAGTTGATATCGATTTAGATACCCAATGGACTCCATTAAAAATGACTCCAGAGGGAAGGGAGAAATTTAAACAACTATATGGTTACGATATCGTAGAGATGTGGGTCCAAACTTATGGACTACCTGCTGATGAACAGAAGTCATAA
- the hisI gene encoding phosphoribosyl-AMP cyclohydrolase, producing the protein MGKTLKLKSEDINKIISTLNFRHEDNTVIAVVQDYNTNEVLMVGNMNKEAVIKTLTTGYLHFWSLSRKKLWLKGETSGNYQIVKEIRVDCDADALLFKVKSLGPICHTGNRTCFFRDYSQL; encoded by the coding sequence GTGGGTAAAACGTTAAAATTAAAAAGTGAAGATATAAATAAGATTATTTCAACACTAAATTTTAGACATGAGGATAATACAGTAATTGCTGTAGTACAAGATTATAATACAAACGAGGTTCTAATGGTAGGTAATATGAACAAGGAAGCCGTGATAAAGACGTTAACTACTGGATATCTCCATTTCTGGTCATTAAGCAGGAAAAAGTTATGGCTGAAGGGGGAAACTAGCGGAAACTACCAGATAGTTAAGGAAATAAGAGTAGACTGTGACGCTGATGCTTTGCTTTTTAAAGTTAAATCTTTAGGTCCTATTTGCCATACTGGTAATCGTACTTGTTTCTTTAGAGACTATAGTCAACTATAG
- the hisH gene encoding imidazole glycerol phosphate synthase subunit HisH, translating into MKALVINYGVGNLYSISSALKRLGFDVEIRNEPLKGYDIIVLPGVGAFSAVSSFISKYNDLLNDLRKSGNIFLGVCLGMQIMFEKGTEGGESKGLGWFRGVVDKIKADVKLPHIGWDLVYKANEGCELSEGLEGKYVYYVHSYVAYTPDSEKIYMKSKYGVEYPALICDRNVVGTQFHPEKSSETGRIFLKNLKRWVKR; encoded by the coding sequence ATGAAGGCTTTAGTAATAAATTATGGTGTAGGTAATCTTTATAGTATATCTTCAGCGTTAAAGAGGCTAGGATTTGACGTAGAAATAAGAAATGAACCGCTAAAGGGTTATGACATTATCGTACTTCCCGGTGTAGGTGCATTTTCTGCCGTATCAAGTTTTATATCCAAATATAATGATCTTCTAAATGACTTAAGGAAATCTGGTAATATCTTTCTAGGTGTATGTTTAGGTATGCAAATTATGTTTGAGAAGGGTACGGAAGGTGGAGAAAGTAAAGGGTTAGGGTGGTTTAGAGGTGTTGTAGACAAGATTAAGGCTGACGTTAAACTACCACATATTGGCTGGGATTTGGTTTATAAAGCCAATGAAGGCTGTGAGCTATCAGAAGGTTTGGAGGGTAAATACGTTTATTATGTTCACAGTTATGTTGCCTATACTCCAGATAGTGAAAAAATATACATGAAAAGTAAGTATGGTGTAGAATATCCAGCGTTAATCTGTGATAGAAACGTTGTAGGGACCCAATTTCACCCTGAAAAAAGTAGCGAAACGGGAAGAATATTTTTAAAAAACCTTAAAAGGTGGGTAAAACGTTAA
- the hisE gene encoding phosphoribosyl-ATP diphosphatase: MANDQIINELYRVIVDRIEKKPNNSYTVEIVSKGKGYVARKVGEESVEVIVASLAESRERFISEIADLIYHLLVLMAMEGVTPDEVYEELERRRK; this comes from the coding sequence ATGGCAAATGATCAAATTATCAATGAATTGTATAGAGTAATAGTGGATAGAATAGAAAAGAAGCCTAATAATAGCTACACTGTTGAAATTGTGAGCAAGGGTAAGGGATATGTGGCTAGGAAAGTAGGAGAAGAATCTGTCGAAGTAATTGTAGCATCCTTAGCGGAAAGTAGAGAGAGGTTTATAAGTGAGATTGCGGACTTGATTTACCATTTACTGGTCTTAATGGCAATGGAAGGAGTGACCCCAGATGAGGTATATGAAGAGTTAGAGAGGAGGAGAAAATGA
- the hisD gene encoding histidinol dehydrogenase: MIHHSLPQRRPNDFSNVIPTVKEIIQKVKEKGDSALYELTEKFDKVKVNSIKVSPKELEDQASRLDEKVVKALDLIYDQIRAFHETTVPPNIGGGLRGISFGILWKSIERIGIYVPGGRHSYPSTLLMAGVPAEVAGVKEIYFASPPNPKGEIDPALAYVALKLKIKEAYKIGGAQAIAALAYGTESVRKVDKIVGPGNIYVQAAKYLVSSEVGIDGIEGPTELVIIADESADPINVYFDMLAQAEHGSNTFIVLLSHSDELISKINEKLVSENYSNINDYYIIKTKDLEESIQIANQIAPEHLSLYVKNYDVVVNEIYNAGAISLGNTPPALIDYSAGPNHILPTNEWARIRGGVTVYDYLKPIMYANSIEPYKEIIEASMILANYEGFVIHGKSIGVRYGK, from the coding sequence ATGATCCACCATTCTTTACCACAAAGAAGACCGAACGACTTCAGTAATGTTATTCCAACTGTAAAAGAGATAATACAGAAAGTGAAAGAGAAGGGAGACTCAGCACTTTATGAACTCACCGAGAAATTCGATAAGGTAAAAGTAAATAGTATAAAGGTTAGTCCTAAAGAGTTAGAAGATCAAGCATCAAGACTAGACGAAAAAGTAGTCAAAGCGTTAGACCTTATTTACGATCAGATAAGAGCATTTCATGAAACTACAGTTCCTCCCAACATAGGCGGGGGCTTAAGAGGTATAAGCTTTGGAATATTGTGGAAGAGCATAGAGAGGATAGGAATTTATGTCCCAGGGGGAAGACACTCCTATCCATCTACTTTATTAATGGCTGGGGTACCTGCTGAAGTCGCGGGAGTCAAAGAAATATACTTTGCTTCACCTCCAAACCCTAAAGGCGAAATTGATCCTGCATTGGCTTACGTTGCGCTTAAATTAAAAATAAAAGAAGCATATAAGATAGGTGGAGCTCAAGCGATAGCGGCTTTAGCATATGGTACTGAGTCAGTTAGAAAGGTTGACAAGATAGTTGGACCAGGTAACATTTATGTCCAGGCTGCTAAGTATTTAGTAAGTAGTGAGGTAGGTATAGACGGCATTGAAGGACCAACGGAATTAGTTATTATTGCCGACGAAAGTGCAGATCCAATCAATGTCTATTTTGATATGCTTGCGCAAGCTGAACATGGCAGTAATACCTTCATCGTATTACTATCTCATTCAGATGAACTGATAAGTAAAATCAATGAAAAATTGGTAAGTGAAAATTATAGTAATATAAACGACTATTATATCATAAAAACGAAAGATTTAGAAGAATCTATACAAATCGCTAATCAGATTGCCCCCGAACACTTGTCATTATATGTTAAAAACTATGATGTAGTGGTTAATGAGATTTATAACGCTGGAGCTATTAGCTTAGGAAACACTCCACCAGCCTTAATTGACTATTCAGCAGGACCTAATCACATATTACCAACTAATGAATGGGCAAGAATAAGAGGAGGAGTTACAGTTTATGACTATCTTAAACCGATAATGTATGCAAATTCTATAGAGCCATATAAGGAGATAATTGAGGCTTCAATGATATTAGCCAATTATGAGGGTTTTGTTATACATGGAAAGAGTATAGGTGTTAGGTATGGCAAATGA
- the hisF gene encoding imidazole glycerol phosphate synthase subunit HisF: MTAKRIIACLDVKDGKVVKGINFLNLKLKGDPVELASRYEEEGADEIVFLDITATIEGRKTFYKVIKDTASVLSIPLTVGGGVRTLDDISTALSSGADKVSINTAAVENKMIIRQGAMEFGSQAIVVAIDGKKVGDKWLVFTKSGTYNTNIDVIRWAREVNELGAGEILLTSIDRDGTRLGYDIELTKKVVEEVNVPVIASGGAGKLEHFYEVFSIANVDAALAAGIFHDGIVRIKELKKYLRNKGVEVRI, encoded by the coding sequence ATGACAGCTAAAAGAATTATAGCTTGTTTAGATGTAAAAGATGGGAAAGTAGTAAAAGGAATTAATTTCCTAAATTTAAAGCTTAAGGGAGATCCAGTTGAGTTAGCGAGCAGATATGAAGAAGAAGGTGCTGATGAGATAGTGTTTCTAGACATAACCGCAACAATAGAGGGAAGAAAGACATTTTATAAGGTAATAAAGGATACTGCAAGCGTTTTATCAATTCCGCTAACCGTAGGAGGAGGTGTTAGAACTCTAGATGATATCTCTACAGCTCTAAGTTCAGGTGCTGATAAGGTTAGTATAAATACTGCAGCTGTAGAAAATAAAATGATAATAAGGCAAGGAGCTATGGAGTTTGGTTCACAAGCTATTGTAGTAGCTATTGATGGTAAAAAAGTCGGAGACAAGTGGTTAGTTTTTACAAAATCTGGTACTTACAATACAAATATTGATGTTATTAGATGGGCTAGAGAAGTTAATGAATTAGGAGCTGGAGAAATTTTACTTACCAGCATTGACAGGGATGGCACTAGATTAGGATACGACATAGAATTAACTAAGAAGGTAGTGGAAGAAGTTAACGTTCCAGTTATAGCCAGTGGAGGAGCAGGTAAGCTTGAACATTTCTATGAAGTTTTTTCTATAGCTAATGTTGATGCTGCGTTAGCTGCAGGAATATTTCATGATGGAATAGTTAGAATTAAGGAACTTAAGAAATATTTGAGAAATAAAGGTGTAGAGGTAAGAATATGA
- the hisBd gene encoding imidazoleglycerol-phosphate dehydratase yields the protein MARISNRVRETKETRIEIFLDIDKRGEIKVSTPIPFFNHMLSTLFTYMNCTATVNAIDKLPYDDHHIIEDVAITLGKALEEALGDKRGIKRFSHAIVPMDEALILVSIDISSRGMASVNLDLKREEIGGMAIENVFHFFQSFAYNSGITLHIMQLNGFNTHHIIEASFKGLGMTLYDATRIIDNEIRSTKGVL from the coding sequence TTGGCGAGGATATCTAATCGAGTAAGGGAAACTAAGGAGACTAGGATTGAAATCTTTCTTGATATAGATAAGAGAGGAGAAATTAAAGTATCTACTCCAATTCCTTTCTTCAATCATATGCTCTCAACTTTATTCACTTATATGAACTGTACCGCCACAGTTAACGCCATAGATAAGTTACCATATGACGATCATCACATAATAGAAGATGTTGCAATTACATTAGGTAAAGCATTAGAAGAGGCGTTAGGAGATAAGAGAGGAATAAAGAGGTTTTCTCACGCTATAGTTCCAATGGATGAGGCGTTAATATTAGTTTCAATAGATATCTCTAGCAGAGGTATGGCATCTGTGAATCTTGATCTAAAGAGGGAGGAAATAGGTGGTATGGCGATAGAAAACGTATTTCACTTCTTTCAATCCTTTGCTTATAATAGCGGGATTACCTTACATATCATGCAATTAAATGGTTTTAATACACATCACATCATTGAAGCCTCGTTCAAAGGATTGGGGATGACATTATATGACGCAACTAGGATTATCGATAACGAAATAAGGAGCACAAAGGGAGTATTATGA
- the hisA gene encoding 1-(5-phosphoribosyl)-5-((5-phosphoribosylamino)methylideneamino)imidazole-4-carboxamide isomerase — protein sequence MIKVLPSIDISEGKAVKRIRGVKGTGLILGDPVKIAYNIYEEGYDSIHVIDLDSAEGVGSNEEYIKDICKIGFKWIQVGGGIRSLDRAKKLISLGVSAIILSTLPFINFKEFKHILDEIGENKVLVSIDYDNDRKILIKGWKERSINAEQAIETINSLNVLGIILTYITNEGTAKGVDHKVKTLVDKIKGIREYAGGVSSLSDIQFLGSIGFNYVIVGMAFYLNKLREGRLGEDI from the coding sequence ATGATTAAGGTATTACCAAGCATTGATATAAGTGAAGGAAAAGCAGTGAAAAGAATCAGGGGCGTAAAAGGTACTGGTCTGATTCTAGGCGATCCGGTAAAAATAGCATATAACATATATGAAGAAGGATATGACTCTATACATGTAATTGATTTGGACTCGGCAGAAGGTGTTGGAAGTAATGAGGAATATATTAAGGATATTTGCAAAATAGGTTTTAAGTGGATTCAGGTAGGTGGTGGCATCAGAAGCCTCGATAGAGCGAAAAAGCTAATTTCATTAGGAGTTTCCGCAATAATACTTTCCACATTACCATTTATAAATTTTAAGGAATTTAAACACATACTCGATGAGATTGGTGAGAATAAAGTTCTAGTATCTATAGATTATGATAACGATAGGAAAATTTTGATTAAAGGTTGGAAGGAGAGGAGTATTAATGCCGAACAAGCTATAGAAACTATAAATAGTCTTAATGTATTAGGAATAATACTAACATATATAACCAATGAGGGAACGGCTAAAGGTGTTGATCATAAAGTTAAAACTTTAGTTGATAAAATAAAGGGAATAAGAGAATACGCAGGAGGAGTCTCCTCACTTTCTGATATACAGTTTTTAGGAAGCATTGGTTTTAATTATGTGATAGTTGGCATGGCTTTCTATCTAAATAAATTGAGGGAAGGTAGACTTGGCGAGGATATCTAA
- the hisG gene encoding ATP phosphoribosyltransferase produces MKIAIPNKGRLQQPTLQFLQSVGIKPSASDDRALIVPTSWEGVQLVMVRTEDIPSIVESGASELGVTGHDYVVESNASVEELIKLDFGRSKIVLAIPQVWREESVEELRKKDLRIATKYYNIAKEYVNKKELNAKIVKISGAAEVMPSLGAADAIIDVMSTGTTLKLHGLKPIDVVMESYATVIGNRNWMKSDEAERINLVLTMMKGALSAKGKKMIFMNVPDDKLNLVITSLPAMLAPAISRLSRADMWEVITVADENELPELIAKVKVAGARDIVVIDIEKVIK; encoded by the coding sequence TTGAAAATAGCAATACCAAATAAGGGAAGACTTCAACAGCCAACTCTTCAATTTTTACAATCAGTTGGAATAAAACCCTCTGCAAGTGACGATAGGGCATTGATAGTTCCGACAAGTTGGGAGGGAGTTCAACTAGTAATGGTAAGAACGGAAGACATTCCAAGTATTGTTGAGAGTGGAGCATCAGAATTAGGAGTGACAGGTCATGATTATGTAGTGGAGAGCAATGCCAGCGTAGAGGAATTAATAAAATTAGACTTTGGACGATCTAAAATAGTCTTAGCTATTCCTCAAGTATGGAGAGAAGAGTCAGTTGAAGAATTAAGAAAAAAAGATTTGAGAATCGCAACGAAATATTATAATATAGCTAAAGAATATGTAAATAAAAAGGAATTAAATGCTAAAATAGTTAAGATAAGCGGAGCAGCTGAAGTGATGCCATCATTAGGTGCTGCTGATGCTATTATAGACGTTATGAGTACCGGCACTACACTTAAGTTACATGGATTAAAGCCAATAGATGTTGTAATGGAATCTTATGCTACAGTAATAGGGAACAGAAATTGGATGAAAAGTGATGAAGCTGAGAGGATTAACTTAGTTCTTACAATGATGAAGGGGGCTCTATCAGCAAAGGGTAAAAAGATGATCTTTATGAACGTACCTGACGATAAACTGAATCTAGTGATAACTTCATTACCTGCTATGTTAGCGCCTGCGATATCTAGACTCAGCAGGGCTGATATGTGGGAAGTGATTACAGTAGCCGATGAAAACGAGTTACCAGAATTAATCGCTAAGGTAAAAGTTGCTGGAGCAAGAGATATTGTCGTAATAGATATAGAGAAGGTGATAAAGTAA
- the hisC gene encoding histidinol-phosphate transaminase, with translation MSSKLIYLFYLSYIGFCIAPTNLIRNKLKSWLLTAEEYDFTDIKEGTRLHLNESPLEPPKFIIEAVKNYLDKGNRYQHPDLIRRYRELAAEYAKVELDNIYPSVGADGSLRAVFYNLLEPGDLVVTNFPSYSMYSVYTKARGARIVRVDLIEDKEWWRMNLEKVLELAKNAELVVIDDPNNPTGSPMLGGKKDLVAQLAENTKGFVLIDEAYHEFANYTVSPLIYEYPNLLVVRTLSKAFSLASFRLGYLIANEEIVKALMKTATPFDIPLPSLIAGIEALQNYSYVKEVVEMINRNKEILYNNLKKMNLKVYRSLANFLLVRDKRDLWKMLIKHGIAIRKLYDDFYRISVGTEEQCNMLIEKLGGELENSNTK, from the coding sequence ATTTCATCAAAGCTTATTTACCTTTTTTACTTGTCTTATATAGGGTTTTGTATTGCACCAACCAACTTAATTAGAAATAAATTAAAGTCTTGGTTATTAACGGCAGAAGAATATGATTTTACAGATATCAAGGAAGGAACTAGATTACATCTAAACGAGTCACCCCTTGAGCCCCCTAAGTTCATAATCGAAGCCGTGAAAAACTATCTTGATAAAGGAAATAGATATCAACACCCTGACTTAATTAGAAGATATAGAGAGCTTGCTGCAGAGTACGCTAAGGTAGAATTGGATAACATTTACCCTTCAGTAGGAGCAGATGGGTCTTTAAGGGCAGTGTTCTATAACTTGTTAGAGCCTGGAGATCTGGTAGTTACTAATTTCCCTTCCTATAGTATGTACTCAGTTTACACAAAAGCTAGGGGAGCTAGAATCGTTAGAGTAGATTTAATAGAAGATAAAGAGTGGTGGAGAATGAACCTTGAAAAAGTTTTGGAACTAGCTAAGAATGCGGAACTGGTAGTGATAGATGATCCAAACAACCCTACGGGTTCACCAATGCTTGGAGGAAAAAAAGATTTAGTAGCTCAATTAGCTGAAAACACTAAAGGTTTTGTGTTAATTGACGAAGCATATCATGAATTTGCCAACTATACTGTATCTCCTTTAATATACGAATATCCAAATCTTTTGGTAGTCAGAACTCTAAGTAAGGCTTTTTCCTTGGCATCGTTTAGGTTAGGTTACCTTATTGCTAATGAAGAAATAGTCAAAGCTTTAATGAAGACTGCTACACCGTTTGATATACCTTTACCATCTTTAATAGCTGGTATTGAAGCACTTCAAAATTACTCTTATGTGAAAGAAGTAGTAGAAATGATAAATAGAAATAAAGAAATATTATACAATAATTTAAAGAAAATGAATCTAAAAGTTTATAGATCGTTAGCTAACTTCCTCCTTGTTAGAGATAAGAGAGATTTGTGGAAAATGCTGATCAAGCACGGAATTGCTATAAGGAAACTATATGACGATTTTTACAGAATATCTGTAGGTACGGAAGAGCAGTGTAATATGTTAATAGAAAAATTGGGTGGGGAACTTGAAAATAGCAATACCAAATAA